One genomic window of Motacilla alba alba isolate MOTALB_02 chromosome 3, Motacilla_alba_V1.0_pri, whole genome shotgun sequence includes the following:
- the LOC119699099 gene encoding translation initiation factor IF-2-like, producing MARRKPGRGGGERGKRGVARAALPRQRRVPAKCARPVAVTARSPGRVSAPPFNPRAAAAAAGGGGNNNSQPPAANAAVASQPAARTRELPAGDGQAGQEGGSRALLTPATAPLPLRPPALSGAGGERGASATRLLAGRRAGCGRRCRRGGREGGGRAAERRFLCAVPARGGIRRTGRRRGCGGGGAAATRGGGGGAGSSRVPASQEWEASEAKMPPGCAAPLGRPGISTLAAPPWPSPPPRSLPGTSGRSQGLWHLRIRHAGLTNLLPSRSDGQQEECCQREDEPWMVMPATYG from the exons ATGGCGAGGCGAAAaccggggaggggagggggggaaagggggaaaaggggggttGCCCGGGCCGCGCTCCCGCGGCAGCGTCGGGTCCCAGCGAAATGCGCCCGCCCGGTCGCTGTCACTGCTCGTTCACCGGGGAGAGTCTCGGCTCCACCATTCAACCcacgggcagcagcagcagcagcaggaggaggaggaaacaaCAACTCGCAGCCGCCCGCCGCCAACGCCGCCGTcgccagccagccagcagcgCGA ACCCGGGAGCTGCCTGCCGGGGAcggccaggcagggcaggaaggggggAGCCGGGCTCTCCTGACCCCGGCTACCGCCCCGCTGCCGCTGCGGCCCCCAGCGCTGTCCGGCgctggaggggagagaggggcGAGCGCTACGCGTTTATTAGCGGGAAGGCGGGCGGGCTGTGGCAGAAGATGTCGGCGGGGTGGGCGGGaaggcggcgggcgggcggctgAAAGGCGCTTTCTCTGCGCGGTGCCGGCGCGCGGAGGGATACGACGcacggggaggaggaggggctgcggcggcggcggggccgcggcgactcgcggcggcggcggcggcgctggaAGTTCCCGAGTTCCAGCGTCGCAAGAATGGGAAGCGAGCGAAGCCAAAATGCCCCCGGGGTGCGCGGCCCCGCTGGGGAGGCCCGGCATTTCCACGCTCGCGGCTCCCCCGTGGCCCAGCCCGCCCCCTCGGAGCCTGCCAGGGACCTCGGGGCGCAGCCAGGGGCTTTGGCATCTGCGC ATCAGACATGCGGGACTGACGAATCTTCTGCCTTCCAGGAGCGATGGACAACAGGAGGAGTGTTGCCAACGCGAGGACGAGCCATGGATGGTGATGCCTGCAACCTATGGCTGA